The Desulfobacteraceae bacterium DNA window AAAGGTGAAGGGGAGCATGATCAGCAGCAGCACAATGCCGTTTAGCAGCACGATAATCGAAAAAAGCTTGCCGATGTCGCTGTGAAAGGTGATATCCCCGAAACCCAGCGTCGACATGACCGTCAGGGTCCAGTACAGGCCGGTGACCCACGAGTATTCGCGCCCCTCGAAGAGCATCAGAACGTGAAACAAAACGCTGTAGCCCACAAAAAATAGGATCAGCAGCAAGGAAAATTTGATGAGCAGCCGGATGTTGGCCTTGCGGGTATTGTCGCGCAGCAAGGTTTGCAGCTGAGAGATCACGAATTTCATTTTTCCGGTTCACCCCCTGTCTGTGGGTAGGCCTGTGCGCAGACTGCCCAAACACAGCGTCGTGATGCTGGCTTCGGCTGCTTTGGGCCGAAACCGTCGCCGGGCGCAGCACGGCTGTTTCTTTTCCGCTCGTGGCGTTTATCAGGCGAGGGCGCCATTTTGTCAAACCCCAAAACAGCGCTTGCCGCCCGGCTGTGACGGCCCGCCAACTGTCGGGCGCTTGCCGGGTCAAAGCCGGGGCGGCAAGGACAAGTCCGGGCACGGGCCGCAATTTACGTCTTTACGTCGCCGGCCAAAATGGTTTACTAACTTCTGCCGCGCCCTGACCAGCCACCAGGGTCCGGCATACACGGCCACGGCGGGCTTTTCGGCCCTCGACGTCATCCCGAAGCGGACCACCCGATATGGACGCCAAAAAATTTCGGACGGCTATCCTCCTTTTCGCCGGCACCATCTCATTTGGTACGCTGGGCTACTACTATTTTGAAGGGATGACGCTCTTCGACGCCTTCTACATGACCGTCATCACCATCAGCACGGTGGGTTTTTCGGAGATCAAGCCCCTGACCACCGTCGGTCGAAGCATCACCGTGGTGGTGATCATGATGGGGATCGGTGTGGGCGGCTACACGGTCGGGATGATTGCCCGCAGCTTCATCGAGGGTGAACTGCGGATATTTTTCGGGAGAAGAAAGTTGGAAAAAAGGATTGCGGCGCTGGCCAATCACTTCATCATCTGCGGCTACGGTCGAATCGGCCGGATAATTTCCGCCGAGCTGGCCGATGACAAGATTCCCTTTGTGGTCATCGAACAGGACGGCAAGTCCATCGAACACCTGCAGAAGCATGGGTATCTGTGGCTTCAGATGGATGCGACCTCCGAGGAGGCGCTCCTTGCCGCCGGCATCAAGCGCGCCAAGGGGCTGGTGACCGCGCTGCCTTCCGATGCCCACAACGTCTTCATCACCCTCACGGCCAAGGGCCTGCGGCCGGACATTTTCATTCTCTCGCGGGCCTCGGACCACGGCAACGAGGACAAGCTCAAACGGGCGGGGGCCACGCGCGTCGTTTCACCCTATCTGATCGGCGGCCGCCGCATGGCCCAGGTGCTCAAGCGCCCCACGGTGGTGGATTTTATCGATATTGCCATGATGGAGCGCCATCTGGGGCTGATGATGGAGGAGGCCAAGATTGGCTCGCAATCGCAGCTGATCGGCAAAAACATCATGGCCAGCAACCTGCGCCGGGATTTTGGCGTAATCGTGGTGGCCATCAAGAATGCCGCAGGCGATATGATTTTCAACCCCGGGCCCGGGGAAACTCTCAACGCGGGCGACGTGATCGTGGTGCTCGGCAAGATGGAAAACCTCGAGCGCATGCGCGCGGTGCTGTGAAGCCCGCGCCACCATCTCAGGCTTCCGCCATCAGGGTCTTGAGCTCCGCGCCGTCGATTTTTTCGCGCTTCAGCAGCAGTTCGGCCCCCTTGTCCAGCACCGCGCGGTTTTTTGCCACGATCTCCAGCGCCCGGGCGTACTGGGCGTTGATGATCTCGCGGATCTCGGCGTCGATCAGCTGGGCGGTGGTTTCGCTGTAGTCCAGGGACCCCTGGGGGGCGATGTCCAGGAAACGGGCGCGCTTCTCGCGGGCGAAGTAAACCTGGCCGACTTTTTCGCTCATCCCGTACTCCTTGACCATGCTGGTGGCGATGTCGGTAGCCCGGGCGAGGTCGTTGTGGGCGCCGGTGGAGATGTCGCCGAAAACGGTCGACTCCGCCGCCCGGCCTCCCAGGAGGGTGGCGATTTTATTGAGCAGCTCGGTTTTTTTCATCAGGAAGCGGTCTTCGGTGGGCACCTGCATGGTGTAGCCCAGGGCGGCGATGCCCCGCGGGATGATCGATATTTTCTGAACCGGGTCGGTTCCCGGCAGGCTCAGGGCGACGACGGCGTGGCCCAGTTCGTGGTAGGCGATGATCCGGCGCTCCTCGGGGTTGATCAGCCGGTTTTTTTTCTCCAGACCGGCCACCACGCGCTCCACCGCCTCTTCGAACTCGGGCATGCCCACCGCCTGCTTGTCCCGTCGGACGGCCAGCAGGGCGGCCTCGTTGACCAGGTTGGCGAGGTCGGCCCCCACCATGCCGGGTGTCATGGCGGCCAGCTTCTCCACATCGAGCTCCGGTTCGGCCTTGATCCCCCTGAGGTGGATCCGCAGGATGGCCTCGCGGCCCAGCTTGTCGGGTCGGTCCACCAGCACCTGGCGATCGAAGCGCCCGGGTCGCAGCAGCGCCGGGTCGAGGATTTCGGGGCGGTTGGTGGCGGCCATCAGGATAACGCCCACGTTGGGGTCGAAGCCGTCCATTTCCACCAGCAGCTGGTTGAGGGTCTGTTCGCGTTCGTCATGGCCGGCCACCGGGCCGATGCCGCGGGCTTTGCCCAAAGCGTCGAGTTCGTCGATGAAGATGATGCAGGGCGCTTTCTGTTTGGCCTGTTCGAAGAGGTCCCGCACCCGGGCCGCTCCCAGGCCCACGAACATCTCCACAAACTCCGAGCCGCTCATGCTGAAAAACGGCACGCCGCTTTCGCCGGCAACCGCCCTGGCCAGCAGCGTCTTGCCCGTCCCGGGCGGCCCCACCAGCAGGACGCCCTTGGGCATCTTGCCGCCCAGGGAGGTGAAACGCCCCGGCTCTTTCAGAAATTCAACCACCTCCACCAGTTCCTGCTTGGCCTCGTCGACACCGGCGACGTCTTCGAAGCTGATGTTCAGATCGCTTTCAACGTAGATTTTGGCCTTGTTCTTGCCCAGCGCCATGAAGCCCGGCTGCTGACCGGCCATGCGCTTCATGAAAAAGTACCAGATGCCAAAGAAGAAAAGAACCGGGACGACCCATGAGAACAGGTCGCGCAGGAAGGTCGACTCGATCTGGCCTTTGAAGATCACCCCGTATTGATCCAGGAGGGTGGAGATTTCGGGGTCCACCCGGACGGTGCGAAATCGCTTGGGGGTGCCGCCTTCGGCCGTTTCGTCGATCATTTTCCCCTGGATCTGGTTGGCCGTGATGGCCACCTCGGTGATCTTGTTCTCTTTCAGCAGCTGCAGAAACTTGCTGTAGGGGATCACCGGGATTTCCATGACCGATACGATCGATTGCTGGATCAGCAGCACGAGCCAGATGCCAAGAAGGGCGTACCAAAGGGAAAATTTGTGCTCTTTCTGCATTTCATCCCTCCCCGCAGTGTCGATTCGGCCGCCGGCTGTCGAAATTGCCGTTGTGGGGGGCGCGGCATGCAATCCTGCCAGTGGTTTGGGCCGGCTCTGGGTGCGTCTGCACGGCGGATGGGCGGCCGCTTTGGCGGTGTGCGTGAGTAATTAGAGTCATTTTAAGGCAGATGCCGCCAAAAAGCAACCGGCCCGCATCATTCGCCATCAGGGGGCGTCGGCCGCAATCCAAATGCCTTGCGGCCGCGCCCAAAGCGCGTTAGGGTCGCAGTACAATTCCCAAGTTGGCGCCGGATCCGGGTTCGGCTGGGGGGCGGAAAGGCACGCCGGATGAGGAATGGTTCTTCGCCGGTGCCCCGACGCCAACCGCAGCTGCGGCGGCGCCCCGCGACACCCGGAGAAAACCGGGTTCCCGGCGGTTTCCCGGGCGCGGGTACCTGCCGTCAGCCGGACAACTTGGCGGGAGAAAAGGCTGGTGCGCAAATGGCGGCCAAACCCATCGACCTGACCCACCTTTTGGATGTGGACACCCCCGTCTTGGCGGGCGACCCGCCGCTGCTGCGGCACACCTTGTTGCACCACGGGCGGGACGGCTGCCACCTGGAGCGCATTTCTTTGGGAACCCACACCGGCACCCACCTGGATGCCCCCTTCCATTTTTTTGCAGACGGCGATCGGCTGGACGCCCTGCCGGTAAGCCGGCTGGTGGGCGCCGGCGTGCGGCTGGATCTCACCGGGCGCCGGGAGGACAGCCCGATATGCGCCGCGGAGTTGAGAAAGGTGGCGCCGCAACTGATACCGGGCGATTTCGTGCTGCTGATGACCGGCTGGGACCGTTTCTGGGGAACGCCGCGCTATTTTCGGCACCCATATCTGGCGCCGGATTGCGGGAGATGGCTGGTGGATTGCGGGGCCGGGCTGGTGGGGCTGGACACCCCCAGCCCGGACCGCTCCAGCGGCGCTCAGGGGGACCACCCCGTTCACCGGATGCTTTTGGGCGGCGGGGTCCTGATCGTCGAGAACCTCTGCGGGCTGCGGCGGATACCGTTGCTCCGGGGTAATTATGCCTTCCTGCCGCTGAAGCTCAAAGGGGCGGACGGCGCCCCGCTGCGGGCCGTTTTTCTGGGCACCTGACCCGGCCGTGATGTATCCGGGGGCGGGGCGGTGCTGCGGCCGGTATAAGGCGCCAGGCCTTCTGGTAGGCCTTGATAAAGCCGTAAAAGGCAAACCAGACGGTTACCAAAAAAGTTCAAGCTACGGCGCGCAAATCTCAGCGGCGTGCGGCGTACACCTCTGCGCCGCAGCGACTTCGAGATGCGGCGCAACCCAGAGGATTTTTTGCGGAGCCCTCAGGCCTTGCCCAGCAGGCGCAGCATGACGGCCTTCTGGGCATGCAGGCGGTTCTCGGCCTGGTCGAAAACCACCGCCTGGGGATCATCGATCACCTCGGCGGCCTGCTCGTAGCCGCGCATGGCCGGCAGACAGTTCATGAAGATGGCGTCGGCGGCGGCCTGGGCCATGAGCTTGACGCTGACCTGGTAGGGCATGAACTGCCGGACGCGCTGGGCCATTTCCGATTTGGGGATATGGTAGCTCATCCAGGAATCGGTGTAGACCACGTCCGCCCCGGCCACGGCTTCCGCCGGGTCGTGGGTCACCAAGACCGTGGCGCCGGTGGCCCCGCCGGCGGCGGAGGCATCGGCCACCACCGCCGGCAGCGGGCTGGCGCTCGGGTCGGCCGGGCAGCCGACGCGGATGCTGACCCCCATCTTGGGGCAGCCGTAGAGTAGGGAATGGGTCACGTTGTTGTTGGCGTCCCCCAGATAGGCCAGGGTGAGGCCGGCCAGGGCGCCCTTCTTTTCGCGAATGGTCTGAAGGTCCGCCAGGACCTGGCAGGGGTGGTTGAAGTTGGTCAGCCCGTTGATGACCGGGATCCCGGCGTTGGCGGCCAACTCCTCCATGTGGCGGTGCTCGAAGAGGCGCGCCATGAGCAGATCGGCATAGCGGCTGAGCACTTTCACCATGTCGCCGATGGTCTCCTTGCCGGCCGCCAGGGGCGAGCTGGCCATGTCGTAGAAGATCGCATCGCCGCCCATCTGGCAGATGCCGGTTTCAAACGAAACCCGGGTGCGCAGGCTGGGTTTTTCGAAAATCATCACCAGCATCCGGCGCTGCAGGGCATCCTGGTACTTTTCGGGCGCAGCCTTGAGGGCATCGGCCAGATCCAGGATGGCCGTTATCTCAGCGGTCGACCAATCCTTGAGGGAAATCAAATGGCGCATGCCGTCACCGTCTTTCAGCTTGTTAGGTCGTCGTAGTATTTGTCGATCTCGGCGCAGCGATCGAAAATTTCCAGCATCAGCGCCGCCCGCACCCACATCCCGTTGCGCACCTGGCGCCAGTAAACAGCCCGCGGGTCCTGGTCGGCCTCGATGGCGATTTCCTTGCGCCGCGGCAGGGGGTGCAGCAGCACCGCATCGGGTTTGAGGATCTCCAGATGGCGCGCGGTGAAATGGAAGGGCGTGGTGTCC harbors:
- a CDS encoding NAD-binding protein, translating into MDAKKFRTAILLFAGTISFGTLGYYYFEGMTLFDAFYMTVITISTVGFSEIKPLTTVGRSITVVVIMMGIGVGGYTVGMIARSFIEGELRIFFGRRKLEKRIAALANHFIICGYGRIGRIISAELADDKIPFVVIEQDGKSIEHLQKHGYLWLQMDATSEEALLAAGIKRAKGLVTALPSDAHNVFITLTAKGLRPDIFILSRASDHGNEDKLKRAGATRVVSPYLIGGRRMAQVLKRPTVVDFIDIAMMERHLGLMMEEAKIGSQSQLIGKNIMASNLRRDFGVIVVAIKNAAGDMIFNPGPGETLNAGDVIVVLGKMENLERMRAVL
- the ftsH gene encoding ATP-dependent zinc metalloprotease FtsH, translated to MQKEHKFSLWYALLGIWLVLLIQQSIVSVMEIPVIPYSKFLQLLKENKITEVAITANQIQGKMIDETAEGGTPKRFRTVRVDPEISTLLDQYGVIFKGQIESTFLRDLFSWVVPVLFFFGIWYFFMKRMAGQQPGFMALGKNKAKIYVESDLNISFEDVAGVDEAKQELVEVVEFLKEPGRFTSLGGKMPKGVLLVGPPGTGKTLLARAVAGESGVPFFSMSGSEFVEMFVGLGAARVRDLFEQAKQKAPCIIFIDELDALGKARGIGPVAGHDEREQTLNQLLVEMDGFDPNVGVILMAATNRPEILDPALLRPGRFDRQVLVDRPDKLGREAILRIHLRGIKAEPELDVEKLAAMTPGMVGADLANLVNEAALLAVRRDKQAVGMPEFEEAVERVVAGLEKKNRLINPEERRIIAYHELGHAVVALSLPGTDPVQKISIIPRGIAALGYTMQVPTEDRFLMKKTELLNKIATLLGGRAAESTVFGDISTGAHNDLARATDIATSMVKEYGMSEKVGQVYFAREKRARFLDIAPQGSLDYSETTAQLIDAEIREIINAQYARALEIVAKNRAVLDKGAELLLKREKIDGAELKTLMAEA
- a CDS encoding cyclase family protein; this encodes MAAKPIDLTHLLDVDTPVLAGDPPLLRHTLLHHGRDGCHLERISLGTHTGTHLDAPFHFFADGDRLDALPVSRLVGAGVRLDLTGRREDSPICAAELRKVAPQLIPGDFVLLMTGWDRFWGTPRYFRHPYLAPDCGRWLVDCGAGLVGLDTPSPDRSSGAQGDHPVHRMLLGGGVLIVENLCGLRRIPLLRGNYAFLPLKLKGADGAPLRAVFLGT
- the argF gene encoding ornithine carbamoyltransferase — encoded protein: MRHLISLKDWSTAEITAILDLADALKAAPEKYQDALQRRMLVMIFEKPSLRTRVSFETGICQMGGDAIFYDMASSPLAAGKETIGDMVKVLSRYADLLMARLFEHRHMEELAANAGIPVINGLTNFNHPCQVLADLQTIREKKGALAGLTLAYLGDANNNVTHSLLYGCPKMGVSIRVGCPADPSASPLPAVVADASAAGGATGATVLVTHDPAEAVAGADVVYTDSWMSYHIPKSEMAQRVRQFMPYQVSVKLMAQAAADAIFMNCLPAMRGYEQAAEVIDDPQAVVFDQAENRLHAQKAVMLRLLGKA